A genomic stretch from Nitrospira defluvii includes:
- a CDS encoding FmdB family zinc ribbon protein: MPIFEYVCQECNHRFELLVQGSTVPACPSCNATSLHKQFSAFGVGATGGWPVTSNSGGGCGSCGDPRGPGACSMN, encoded by the coding sequence ATGCCCATCTTCGAATACGTCTGTCAGGAATGCAACCATCGCTTTGAGCTTCTCGTGCAGGGAAGCACCGTGCCCGCCTGTCCCTCCTGTAACGCGACGTCGTTACACAAGCAGTTTTCAGCCTTTGGCGTCGGGGCGACCGGAGGGTGGCCGGTCACGTCCAATTCCGGTGGCGGGTGCGGGTCCTGTGGCGATCCACGTGGTCCCGGCGCCTGTTCGATGAATTGA
- a CDS encoding DUF5069 domain-containing protein, protein MDLRTTFPRSMKTRLAGYVHLARMIDKCRAVLAGTEGEYIYPCPMDERLLDYAGITAEQFTAAVKANQTDDGVVEWFRRTATPHGEAEREAWNGKLLERGPSSPESAAKFKTYRDAVDPSRTDITAWSDLQDLEEGRPVPRRR, encoded by the coding sequence ATGGATTTACGTACGACGTTTCCGCGCAGCATGAAGACGAGGTTGGCCGGCTACGTGCATCTGGCACGGATGATCGACAAGTGCCGCGCGGTATTGGCCGGTACTGAAGGGGAGTACATCTATCCCTGCCCGATGGATGAACGGCTACTGGACTATGCCGGCATCACGGCCGAACAATTCACGGCGGCGGTGAAGGCCAATCAGACCGATGACGGGGTGGTGGAGTGGTTTCGACGCACCGCCACCCCGCATGGGGAAGCGGAGCGTGAGGCATGGAACGGGAAGTTGCTCGAGCGCGGGCCGAGTTCGCCCGAGAGTGCCGCAAAATTCAAGACGTACCGTGATGCAGTGGATCCCTCCCGCACGGACATCACGGCCTGGTCGGATCTGCAAGACCTGGAGGAAGGCAGGCCCGTTCCTCGCAGAAGATAG
- the hemW gene encoding radical SAM family heme chaperone HemW, with protein MRQTTDQGLYIHVPFCHQRCHFCAFYLEIHHPHAAVEFVASLLTEVRLYAEDSPLDPRPLGSIYFGGGTPTTLDADHLTRILSAAREAFGLESDAEVTVEAHPGSVTSESLRELRSSGFTRLSLGAESMNQSELDRVGRPGSPLNTRQVLTTAREAGFENINLDLMYGLPGQTVASWNNSLQEILALNPTHLSCYALTVEDGTALQTAILRGRIPAPDESLQNELEDLAETTLAGAGYRRYEISNYCRPGFASRHNRLHWTGGHYLGLGPSAQSSVGGRRFGNVSNLAAYHSSLQNGRLPVSESEQLSRAHQACDRLIFGLRLTEGVALNEINALSFRGLAGTIDRLAADRLLERNGHVVRLAARGRRYADTVAVALLAGIEEAPHSASALDFSPLPRQQCTEAADDIVVGREAASP; from the coding sequence ATGCGGCAGACGACTGATCAGGGTCTCTATATTCATGTGCCGTTCTGTCATCAGCGCTGTCACTTCTGCGCCTTTTATCTCGAAATTCACCACCCACACGCCGCGGTGGAATTCGTCGCCTCATTGCTGACAGAAGTGCGTCTCTACGCCGAGGATTCCCCCCTCGATCCTCGTCCATTAGGCTCAATCTATTTCGGCGGCGGAACGCCGACCACTCTGGACGCGGATCACCTGACACGGATCCTCTCTGCGGCCCGAGAGGCCTTTGGCCTCGAATCGGATGCCGAAGTGACTGTCGAGGCACACCCGGGATCAGTGACATCAGAGAGTCTGCGTGAACTCCGAAGCAGCGGCTTCACCCGTCTCAGCCTGGGGGCCGAATCCATGAACCAGAGCGAACTGGATCGGGTCGGACGCCCTGGCTCCCCGCTCAATACCAGGCAGGTCCTGACCACCGCGCGCGAAGCCGGCTTCGAGAATATCAATCTCGATCTGATGTACGGCTTGCCGGGGCAGACGGTGGCGAGTTGGAACAACTCGCTACAGGAGATCCTGGCCCTCAATCCCACTCACCTGTCGTGCTATGCTCTGACGGTAGAGGACGGCACGGCTCTGCAGACAGCCATCCTGCGAGGGAGGATCCCCGCCCCGGACGAGTCGCTTCAAAATGAGCTGGAAGATCTTGCCGAGACGACCCTCGCCGGAGCCGGTTATCGACGCTACGAGATTTCGAACTATTGCCGCCCCGGTTTTGCCAGTCGACACAACCGACTGCACTGGACCGGCGGGCACTATCTGGGACTGGGCCCGAGCGCCCAATCGTCTGTGGGCGGTCGACGATTCGGGAATGTGAGCAACCTGGCGGCGTACCATTCCTCCCTCCAGAACGGCCGGCTTCCGGTGTCGGAATCCGAACAACTCAGTCGCGCCCACCAGGCGTGCGATCGCCTGATCTTCGGGCTTCGCCTCACGGAAGGTGTGGCATTGAATGAGATCAATGCCTTGTCCTTCCGTGGACTCGCAGGCACCATTGACCGGTTGGCGGCCGACCGTCTCCTGGAGCGCAACGGCCATGTCGTGCGCCTCGCCGCTCGAGGTCGACGTTATGCGGATACTGTGGCGGTCGCCCTGCTCGCCGGGATCGAGGAGGCACCTCACAGCGCCTCTGCTCTTGACTTCTCTCCTCTGCCGCGTCAACAGTGTACAGAAGCTGCGGACGACATTGTCGTCGGGCGAGAAGCTGCATCCCCCTAG
- a CDS encoding ATP-dependent Clp protease adaptor ClpS, protein MSTLTPVITPEALDTTDVGTGDDLEARVIVFNCECHTYQQVITLFCKYIPGMNSSRAFELAWRIDHEGQATVYSGARKLAEDIGAKLAAGGLRVGVQ, encoded by the coding sequence ATGAGCACCCTTACTCCCGTCATAACCCCCGAAGCTCTCGACACGACCGACGTAGGCACCGGTGACGATCTGGAAGCCCGCGTGATCGTCTTCAATTGCGAGTGCCATACGTACCAACAAGTCATCACCTTGTTCTGCAAATATATTCCAGGCATGAACTCCTCCCGGGCTTTTGAATTAGCCTGGCGCATCGATCATGAAGGACAGGCGACGGTCTACTCCGGTGCGCGAAAGCTGGCTGAGGACATCGGCGCCAAACTGGCCGCCGGAGGATTACGAGTCGGAGTTCAGTAG
- a CDS encoding TPM domain-containing protein, whose protein sequence is MIRLMVGLWVAWLTMAASSAHAREPIPNYDPQGYVSDHAGVIEADWRARIRSVCQDLERKTGVEMVVVTVPTLKPYPSANDYAMGLYQKWGIGSAQDEHGVLILLAVQERQAAVTMGRRMIPVMGGEVVGKVGHEYLDPAIKNGHFDEGLYRTVVALASVSQEIRVGTTKKAHFRGLGFWITVTTASGALWFLWWLSRPDLRHPYGRIRKGQYWGSGQGGFGGNFGGMGGGMSGEGWK, encoded by the coding sequence ATGATCCGCCTCATGGTAGGACTGTGGGTCGCCTGGTTGACGATGGCGGCTTCGTCGGCTCATGCGAGGGAGCCGATTCCCAACTACGATCCGCAGGGCTACGTCAGCGACCATGCCGGGGTCATCGAGGCGGACTGGCGCGCGAGGATTCGTTCGGTCTGTCAGGACCTTGAACGAAAGACCGGTGTCGAAATGGTCGTGGTGACCGTGCCCACACTGAAGCCCTATCCGTCGGCCAACGACTATGCGATGGGGCTCTACCAAAAATGGGGCATTGGCTCCGCCCAGGATGAACATGGGGTGTTGATCCTGTTGGCTGTGCAGGAGCGGCAGGCGGCAGTCACCATGGGGCGGCGCATGATCCCGGTGATGGGCGGGGAGGTCGTCGGCAAGGTCGGACACGAGTATCTCGACCCCGCGATTAAGAACGGGCATTTCGACGAAGGGCTCTATCGCACGGTCGTGGCCTTGGCGTCTGTCTCACAGGAGATTCGCGTCGGTACCACGAAGAAGGCACACTTTCGCGGACTGGGGTTCTGGATCACCGTCACCACGGCCAGCGGCGCCTTGTGGTTTCTCTGGTGGCTCAGCCGTCCGGATCTGCGGCATCCCTATGGCCGCATCCGGAAGGGACAGTATTGGGGAAGCGGACAAGGCGGATTCGGCGGGAACTTCGGCGGCATGGGCGGTGGGATGAGTGGGGAGGGGTGGAAGTAG
- a CDS encoding universal stress protein translates to MKTTAPRDQSRFAPDTASNGSVSPKNLLIAVDDSNATTRALQYVGRLLRETPNVSITLFHVLNPMPRELMEHGGSENPDMEHQLGEQLRKDQQEWMHMEETLEYPILERALERLRDTGFPTDRVTLKLGYAGDVVDTILDEVRSGGYGTLVVTRHGPPGAARLFSSSIADRLSRDLSGIALWVIE, encoded by the coding sequence ATGAAAACCACCGCACCGCGCGACCAATCCCGCTTTGCACCAGACACGGCCTCGAACGGCTCAGTCTCCCCGAAGAACCTGCTCATCGCCGTCGACGACTCGAATGCCACGACCCGAGCCCTCCAGTATGTTGGAAGACTGCTCCGCGAGACGCCGAATGTGAGCATCACCTTGTTTCATGTGTTAAACCCCATGCCCCGCGAATTGATGGAACATGGCGGCTCGGAAAATCCGGACATGGAGCATCAACTCGGCGAACAACTCCGCAAAGACCAGCAAGAATGGATGCACATGGAGGAGACCCTGGAATATCCCATCCTCGAAAGGGCGCTTGAGCGACTCAGGGACACGGGGTTTCCGACCGACCGAGTGACGCTGAAATTGGGATACGCGGGCGATGTCGTCGACACGATTCTGGATGAAGTCCGCTCCGGCGGCTATGGCACCCTCGTGGTCACCAGGCACGGCCCACCGGGCGCGGCACGCCTCTTCAGCAGCAGCATTGCCGATCGTCTGTCACGAGACCTCTCCGGCATCGCGCTCTGGGTGATCGAGTAG
- a CDS encoding FAD-dependent monooxygenase, whose protein sequence is MAQAIIETDVAIVGAGGGGAVLALMLAQQGIRSVVLERAAGPPQGLRGEILQPNGQRVLDRLGVLDTLPAQAVRSVHRFNFCRSGGERLCTIDYSDLPAPYNRAVVTLPNVAHHAILKALEQQNPGGLWYDSTFTGLRFDGRRVVGLHATCHGEPVEVSARLVVGADGAFSKVRDCLGIQADLYRYPESYLIAILKAPAGFEEARYLVGTREILGLFPAAGQQVYAFYMIKAGSYEAVKAQGLEALRRAWVRIDPGMEAIVPGLVDWNQTGYMPTGRVRTDRWVADGALLIGDAAHAMNPHASQGRMQAMVDAVTVADLIPGWLKANDVSAGALRVFEVARRPQVMMLQRLADEQCRFWNTGNPLLAMLRDRVFRTLDRNARLRYRVLTTTAGLRNQPPFSLLDRVMAAGLLPDPRAQVAGG, encoded by the coding sequence ATGGCGCAGGCAATAATTGAAACGGACGTGGCGATCGTCGGTGCGGGTGGCGGAGGTGCCGTGCTGGCGCTGATGCTTGCCCAGCAGGGCATTCGTTCTGTGGTGCTCGAGCGGGCAGCCGGCCCGCCGCAGGGGCTGCGCGGCGAAATTTTGCAGCCGAATGGCCAGCGCGTGCTTGATCGCTTGGGGGTGCTCGACACACTGCCGGCTCAGGCCGTGCGATCGGTGCATCGATTCAATTTCTGCCGGTCCGGCGGGGAACGGCTTTGCACGATCGACTACAGTGACCTTCCCGCTCCCTACAATCGTGCCGTGGTCACCCTCCCGAATGTGGCGCACCATGCCATTCTCAAGGCGTTGGAGCAGCAGAATCCCGGGGGGCTTTGGTATGACAGCACGTTTACCGGACTTCGCTTCGACGGCAGGCGCGTGGTCGGCTTGCATGCCACCTGTCACGGCGAGCCGGTGGAGGTGTCGGCGCGCCTCGTGGTCGGGGCGGATGGCGCCTTCTCGAAAGTGCGGGACTGCCTCGGCATCCAGGCGGATCTCTATCGGTATCCCGAGAGTTACCTCATCGCGATTCTCAAGGCTCCGGCGGGCTTTGAGGAAGCACGGTATCTCGTCGGCACGCGGGAAATTCTGGGTTTGTTTCCCGCTGCGGGGCAGCAGGTCTATGCGTTTTATATGATCAAGGCCGGATCGTATGAAGCCGTGAAGGCTCAAGGGCTTGAGGCGTTGCGGCGTGCGTGGGTGCGGATCGATCCGGGTATGGAGGCCATCGTGCCGGGGCTCGTCGACTGGAATCAGACGGGCTATATGCCGACCGGGCGAGTCAGAACGGATCGATGGGTAGCGGACGGCGCCTTGCTCATCGGCGATGCCGCTCATGCGATGAATCCCCATGCCTCGCAGGGACGGATGCAAGCCATGGTGGATGCGGTAACGGTGGCTGATCTCATTCCCGGCTGGCTGAAGGCCAACGATGTTTCTGCGGGAGCTTTGCGCGTCTTTGAAGTCGCAAGACGGCCGCAGGTCATGATGTTGCAGCGGTTGGCGGATGAACAATGCCGGTTTTGGAATACAGGCAATCCGCTCCTGGCCATGTTGCGCGATCGGGTGTTCAGGACTCTTGACCGCAATGCGCGGCTTCGTTATCGAGTGCTCACGACCACGGCGGGGTTACGGAACCAGCCACCGTTTTCATTATTGGATCGGGTTATGGCTGCGGGATTGCTGCCCGATCCACGCGCTCAGGTCGCAGGAGGCTGA
- a CDS encoding nuclear transport factor 2 family protein, translated as MTVETIPAAVQQYFAAIGKKDADSWVSCFHEEGISYEPGAPTALQGHAALGQFIRGVLALFQTIELTADHVFVTGNRTAVKFTGRGRGNNGRDVLIEGIDVFEINENGKIHTMWGYWNPAAMMAQLQG; from the coding sequence ATGACCGTTGAGACGATTCCAGCAGCCGTGCAGCAGTACTTTGCCGCCATCGGGAAGAAGGATGCAGATTCCTGGGTCAGCTGTTTTCATGAGGAGGGAATCAGCTACGAACCAGGAGCACCGACAGCACTACAGGGGCATGCGGCGCTGGGTCAATTCATCCGCGGCGTGCTTGCCCTGTTCCAAACCATTGAGTTGACGGCGGATCATGTCTTCGTCACGGGCAACCGCACGGCGGTCAAATTCACGGGCCGCGGACGAGGCAACAACGGACGCGATGTTCTCATAGAAGGCATCGATGTATTCGAGATCAATGAGAACGGAAAAATCCACACCATGTGGGGCTACTGGAACCCCGCCGCGATGATGGCGCAACTGCAGGGGTGA
- a CDS encoding DUF3386 domain-containing protein, giving the protein MQHAAPVDTAVTVADDPQARALLRQAFESTARWQPDFRGFSADLTVNTNGQLVSGTVVVKGPREVTVQLPDETIQKWAQEQIGMITVHRAPRKFEESDGKHRLTMEAGDQHPLGRRLDIHGDGMQSFYRIKDNRITQINRKMPHVAFTINVEESSTTQDQKQLTTKYTVYYFAPKDGTLRNVESFTDTHVRVGASDLPATRRIISYENGTVLVRTLTFSNHKLLA; this is encoded by the coding sequence ATGCAACATGCTGCCCCGGTCGATACAGCAGTGACGGTCGCCGACGACCCCCAAGCCCGCGCCCTGCTTCGGCAAGCCTTTGAAAGCACCGCGCGCTGGCAGCCGGACTTTCGCGGGTTCTCAGCCGACCTGACCGTCAATACCAACGGCCAGCTGGTGAGTGGCACCGTCGTCGTCAAAGGGCCGCGTGAAGTGACGGTGCAATTGCCCGACGAAACCATCCAAAAATGGGCCCAAGAACAGATCGGCATGATCACCGTGCACCGCGCGCCCCGCAAGTTTGAGGAATCGGACGGCAAACATCGTCTCACGATGGAAGCAGGCGACCAACATCCGCTCGGCCGCCGCCTCGACATCCATGGCGACGGCATGCAGTCTTTTTATCGGATCAAAGATAACCGTATCACGCAGATCAACCGGAAAATGCCCCATGTCGCGTTCACGATCAACGTGGAGGAAAGCAGCACGACGCAGGACCAGAAGCAACTGACCACGAAGTACACCGTCTATTATTTCGCGCCGAAGGACGGCACACTTCGCAACGTGGAGAGTTTTACGGACACCCATGTGCGTGTCGGCGCGTCCGACCTTCCTGCGACACGGCGGATCATCTCCTATGAAAACGGCACCGTACTCGTACGGACGCTGACCTTCAGCAACCACAAACTGTTGGCGTGA